A DNA window from Ornithobacterium rhinotracheale DSM 15997 contains the following coding sequences:
- a CDS encoding response regulator transcription factor: protein MNNNPFFFDKNTINKLSEKELKQTYNYLATIEAFSRVTYSSVYVIDYQKKGFDFVSHNPLFLCGHSPEEVQEMGYAFYFKYVPEEDLELLLKINTTGFEFFHKIPVDERLLYTLSYDFHLRNNEGKTVLVNQKITPIYLTDEGKIWKAICVVSISEKKNSGNITLYKKGRNIKLVYNIEGDYWKEEERLKLSEREKEILIYSARGFSIAQIAEAIFVSADTVKFHRKKMFEKLGVSNISEAIFFATNNQLI from the coding sequence ATGAACAACAATCCATTTTTTTTTGATAAAAACACTATTAATAAGCTTTCTGAGAAAGAATTAAAACAGACATATAATTATTTAGCTACGATAGAAGCCTTTTCTAGAGTTACTTATAGTAGCGTTTATGTTATAGATTATCAGAAAAAAGGGTTTGACTTTGTTTCCCATAATCCCTTATTTTTATGTGGTCATAGTCCTGAAGAGGTTCAAGAAATGGGATATGCTTTTTACTTCAAATATGTTCCTGAAGAAGATTTGGAACTTTTATTGAAAATAAATACAACAGGATTTGAATTTTTTCATAAAATACCTGTAGACGAAAGACTTTTATACACTCTTTCTTACGATTTTCATCTTAGAAATAATGAGGGGAAAACGGTGTTGGTTAATCAAAAAATTACGCCGATATATTTAACAGATGAAGGGAAAATATGGAAAGCAATATGTGTTGTTTCAATCTCAGAAAAGAAAAACTCTGGAAATATTACACTTTATAAAAAAGGGAGAAATATAAAATTAGTTTATAATATAGAGGGGGATTACTGGAAAGAGGAGGAGAGATTAAAACTTTCTGAAAGAGAGAAAGAGATATTGATTTATTCAGCAAGAGGTTTTTCTATCGCTCAGATAGCTGAAGCAATTTTTGTATCGGCAGATACAGTAAAGTTTCATAGAAAAAAAATGTTTGAAAAATTAGGTGTTTCAAATATTTCTGAAGCTATTTTTTTTGCGACTAATAATCAATTGATATAA
- a CDS encoding ThiF family adenylyltransferase: MDSRYNRNGMYISPEEQTLIKDTPILIAGSGIGSVIAECALRLGFEHINIVDGNSVELSNLNHQNYLMDDIGNNKAEALKRRLLGINPDAKIKSYNLFIDIDNIESIIDNNKIAINAIDFNSKMPQLFDKICQEKEIPILHPFNLGWGGLVTIISPKGLLLDIINKDDELLNELKVIKYSTSYMRFWNSPQVWIEKIIEKYKNENISSPPPQLSVASWLAASMCTDLIFRIATKKRVKTFPEFYLSTIANE, translated from the coding sequence ATGGACTCAAGATATAATAGGAATGGAATGTACATAAGCCCTGAAGAGCAAACACTTATAAAAGACACCCCTATACTTATAGCTGGTAGTGGCATTGGAAGTGTGATAGCTGAGTGCGCTCTAAGACTTGGATTTGAGCATATAAACATTGTAGATGGCAATTCTGTTGAACTTTCCAATTTAAATCACCAAAACTATCTAATGGATGATATTGGAAACAATAAAGCTGAAGCTTTAAAAAGGAGACTACTAGGCATTAATCCTGATGCTAAAATAAAATCTTACAATCTATTTATAGATATTGATAATATAGAATCTATTATAGATAATAATAAAATAGCTATTAATGCCATAGATTTCAATTCTAAAATGCCTCAACTTTTTGACAAAATATGTCAAGAGAAAGAAATTCCAATTTTGCATCCTTTTAATCTAGGATGGGGTGGATTAGTTACAATTATATCACCAAAAGGTTTATTATTGGATATAATCAATAAAGATGATGAATTGCTAAATGAGTTGAAAGTTATAAAATACTCCACTAGCTATATGAGATTTTGGAACTCACCTCAGGTTTGGATTGAAAAGATAATCGAAAAATATAAAAATGAAAATATCTCATCTCCTCCTCCACAACTTTCTGTCGCCTCTTGGCTTGCTGCTTCAATGTGTACAGATCTTATCTTTAGAATAGCAACAAAGAAAAGAGTTAAAACATTTCCAGAATTTTATTTATCTACTATCGCCAATGAGTAG